TTTGTAAAAAAGAACTGAGAATTACATGACACTTGATACAACAGAATAAAAAGAGGAATTCTTACAGTCCCTGCTGGTTTTAATTTGTTCACTTTGCTTTATCCTTCACAGGAAATGCTAAGCGGTAACACTGCAGTGATTGCAGAGACCGGCGACTCATGGTTCAATTGTCAGAAGCTAAATCTTCCTGAAAATTGCGGGTATGCTTGACTCTAACTTTATTCTAAACCCTGCTTATGAGGAGTAGCATCGAAAGTATTAATGGAAGAACAAGACAACTTGACAACATATCAATCTCAATAACAGTTCAGGAAGTCTGATTGTAGCTATATTAAGATAAAGTTCTATTCAAATACTTGCAGGTTTGAATTCCAGATGCAGTATGGATCCATTGGCTGGTCAGTTGGTGCCACTCTCGGTTATGCTCAGGCTGCTAAAGATAAACGTATCATTGCCTGCATTGGTGATGGAAGCTTCCAGGTCAGTTGCTCATATTGGTTGTGAACTTAATGATTATACTCTCAACTGTTCTCATTTTTTGCTGCTCAAGACTCATTAGCATACTTAGTTTTTCTTAAAGTGAATTATGAGAAACATAATTGAGAAAGCTAAAACTCTTTTTGGCAACATAGGTTACTGCTCAAGATATATCAACCATGATAAGATGTGCACAAAAGAACATTATATTTCTCATCAACAACGGAGGTTATACCATTGAAGTAGAGATTCATGATGGCCCATATAATGTGATTAAGAACTGGGACTACACTGGTCTTGTGAATGCTATCCATAATGGTGAAGGCAAATGTTGGACTGCAAAGGTCAGTATTTATGAACACATTGTAACATTTTCTCCCACTATGCGATTCGAAAATTGTCAATGTGACATGCACCTATACAGAAATTGATGAGATATTTCATTGCAGGTAAAGACGGAGGAGGACCTAACCAAGGCAATAGCAACAGCGACAAGCACACACAAGGACTCCTTGTGTTTCATTGAAGTCTTTGTGCACAAGGATGATACTAGCAAAGAGCTTTTGGAATGGGGATCACGTGTTTCTGCAGCTAATAGCCGTCCTCCTAATCCTCAGTAGCGATCTATCGTTGTCCAAAATAAGAGACCAGGAAAAGGCTAGAgaattttaatgttttccctTAGTTATAGTTATGTCCTGCTTTTGTATTCTATAACTTAGAAGTGTCATCGTCCATAAAATGTACCAAATGTCTCTATtatcaataataatattgttgatCACTTTTCATTTCTCACGTGGCTGCAACCTTTTTATGTTCAAATTAGGTAAATATCCCAACCAAGCTTGTAAAATAATTGCCAGAAAATCATACGCTACATTGATGATTTTGGTACATATGCTGGGAACCACTTTATTATAATGGCCCTTGAAATTAAAGTacctcctttttttttcaactttagaAATTAAGTAGCCACATGAATGATAAGCCGCTTTTCTATCACCCATCAATGCTGAGCGGAAAGACACACATGAAACCCCACGGGGTCACTACATATGTCACAGGTTTAATCGAACATAGATAAAACCTGCTGACACTGTTGCATTGCTTATGGCATATATAACTTTATTCGtaaagaaaagataattatagGTAAAACGATATGAATAGTAATAATGGACATGCTATAATAGCTTAATCACACTAGCTAActgcataaaaaaaattaagttgttaatGCATATAACTTAAATCTATTAGTTACTATAtattatgaataataattaatgatgaCATATGAGTCTTTGACCATCTAGAATGACTTCCTCACTTTATGTTGCTATATTTCCCTAATTATGTTTCCAATGCCATATGGGTAACACAGAGCTCCgacctttttgttccttttacCCACCCCTCGAACCTAAAATTGGAACAAGTGAATGTACTAATTAGGTTTTATGAAAGGGACTTATATAAGAATTGGCATCTAAATGAGACTGACAATTGGGAATTGAATGCATCCAAATGGTAACACAAATTTGATTGAAACAGATCAGTAGGAGGGCAGTACTGTGAGCTGCTTTTAATTGAATGCCTTTGCTGCCAATAGAACTGACAAGTATCAGTAGAGTAGCATTAACAATCTAGACTTTTATGAATATGACACTTGTGATGTACCTAAGTTACAATCACTGCTTCTAGATCCTGTGTACTAACTGAAAATAgccaaatttttgaaaaaacccAACTTTCTTTTATCCCTTTAATTTGATTCTTTGATTGCTACAACACCAAATATACATGACACCATTTTCGTAATTCGCATCTTGGTCTTTCTTTCATTAATTCAAAGAATCTTCTTCCTCTTGCCCTTAGCTCTCTCTAAACTATTCATCTAGTCGTTTGGTTGGAGGGATTAGGTGGGTTATCCCAATTTAgaattagaaatttaaaatttggttGGAAGTATTAATCAAAATTGGTCTTAGAATTAGGACTATAGTCTAGAATACTTATATCTCATATAGTGTATAATATGAGATAAGTTATCGTCCTAGTTTTAATCGCACAATTATAATTTTGGGATATCCTGGTTCCAAACAAAACACACCCTTGCtatgtttctttttcgtcaccCCCTCCAAATTGAGATTATGAATCTTTTGATGAGGAGCTGATCATCCAATTAAGGAGGCAAAATtacaagaataataattttacagaaacttaaaaataataataacataagaAATTCTGCATTACATCCACTCAACAAAGGTTTCAGCTTCTGAGAAAAGTGAAGAAGATTCTGAAAAGAAATGCTAGTCTTGAATCTTGATAATGCAGAGGCAGTGGGTCAAGAAGCAGAAAAAAATGTTGCCTGCTCCTCTTCCCCTTGAATTCTTGAAGCACTAGAAGTTAGTCCTGAGAAACCATCATTGGCAAATCCATATGAAAGGGTCTCAAGTTGTGTGCTTAATGGATCACTCATTAGAGGGAAGAAACTGGACTGAAGGGGTTCCCTGTGAGAAAACACCTGATTTTGACTTAAAACTGATGGGAAATGATTAACTGAAGTGGTGGTTAAGAAGCTGccttgatgatgatgatgattacCAGATGATAGGATTGTGTCATCTTGTAAAGACTGGAAATTGAGAAAATGCCCATGTGGGTAGCTCTGTAACTCACTTAAAAATGGAATCTTGAAACCATCAGATGATGAAAACAAGTTAAAATTCTGAATTGGGTTGTCATAATTCACCTCTTGCTGGTTGTCTTGAACTCCATATTCAGAATTGGGAACACCTCTGTTTTCTTGGCTAAATCTTGGACTCTGTTCTTGATCAAATGAAAACTGCATTTTTTTGGGATTAAGTTTAGTACAGTGAAAATTATTAGGGAACTCACCAAGAGCATCAATTGCAGCTTTAGCTTCTTTAATCAGCCAATCAATAGCCTTACTTGGACGGTCATAGCCAAGCCTATCTTGCACATCATAGAACTGAATTGCAGTGTTTGGTGAAAGCCTAACTCGTCGATCCTTCGGACCTTTTGCAGTTGATACCTTACTGTGCCTGTCTTTCCTTCCTGTGGCTCGAATAATTCGGCCTCCATGGCCTTCTATAACATCTGTTTTAGCTCTCTTTGGCCTCATTCTTCTTGTCCCTTTGTTCAATTCTTGTTCACATACTGTGAAATTAGCCCATTTTGCTGGCTTTTTGCAGAGTGACTGTGGCATCTGCTGGTTTTGGTAGTGATTTTGAAGGTTTCTAATGccattttcttgaaaaacttcctcttcctcctcctcctcctcctctgaTCCATCTTGTTCATCTGATAGTTGAAACTGATGATTCATTGAAGGATTCAGATTGGAAGTAAGTAATCTATCTCCACCTTCCTCGATCTCTTCCACCTTTTATCTTTTTAGTGTTGGCACTTGGCAAATGGCAAATGGCAAATGGCAATGGCAGCTTTAATAATAAAGTCACTGTGACTTTGGGCCCTTAAAGAATAGCTTTACATAAGATAATTGTAAGGTTGTATGTTGTAACCAGTAAGTACTAAGTCCAAAAGGATTCATGCAAAATTTCATGGAAATTTAACAGGCTTTCGGTGCAGATCAGAATTAGTAGAGTCCAAAATAGGTACCAGAAATCGGGTAGGAAACAAAAACAATTGTAAAGAGTGTGAGCAAAAGCAAGTACAAATACACAAGTATAGTAGAGCATATAGGACTTTCAGGTGTGTGCCCTAGTTTGGTTAAATTTATATCCCCATCATATATGCAgataaattatacataacaacaaaaatattgagTAAGTGAAAATGAAGAGAGACCATTTTACTTCATGCATGTACCTAGAGGAAAAAAAGATAACACTAGTACATTTGGTACATTCCTCACTCATAATTAAACAAGAGACTTTAACTtaaaaagagtttgaaattaattgggtaaagactaaagtaatgTTTATCTGTTTGTATATAAAGGTTGCACCTTTAGTAAAAACATTCACTATTATTTACCCTTCATCATTTACAACATCCCCTATTTGGCTATTTTTATCGTGTAAAATAACATTAGTATGTGTCGATTTCAATATGATTATTGTTCTAACGTGTCAGTTTAATAGAATTCACAATGTTATGTCTAGAACTTACGtatgtaaaaaatattgcaaaaatCACACTCTCAACTCAGAGATCGCGTTATCTGAATATGAATATACCATCCTCCAATtcggatttaaaaaaaaaaagattgaaggAATCCTTCTTAACAAGTTTACAACTATACCTATTCTTTAATTTCCTGTCTTGTGCCTACCTTAACCTCTCACCCTAAATAATTGATTGTCCAATGTCCCAACAAGGTAAAAAGCCAACTCATTTACTCTTTGAAATTCACATCGATCTCACTTTTTTAATGACATCCATACATCCCCTCAGTACAAATAGTTATTACTACTGTTGTTTAGTTACTTTATTAACCTGCTTGATCGCCAGAAAATACTGGactgaaattaattaattaccaagATTAAAGCATCCGTTGTTTACAGTAGTAAATCCATGAGAGTAGGTTACTGAAATTCTGAAAAATGAATGTGACCCTCTACCCCCGCTTTATTTCTTGAGGTTTTGCATGTTGTGGCAGAgtcagattttttttaaaaaaaaatagttgaagaATATTACAATTAGGAATTAAACCtataatataaagttattttttgtaCCCTTCACCACTTTACATAAAGTTTCTTCTTGTGcatgaattttcttttatttatataatatgtgCAGTATACTTTAAACCTCCTTTGTACTAATATCGTAGTTAGAAAAATACGCAAGTACTATGGGCCTATTGCTTCAATTCAATTTGTACAATGGTTCTGGTCTATTATTCAGGGTTGTGGTGTACTGCTCTGATCTGTGGCTTTACTTTATATCCCTAATTAGATAGTACTTTCTCCGCAAGAATGACATATTTTCTTagttagtctgtttaaaaaagaatgatcctTACActtcataattttaatttaggacaTCAATCATTTCCATGTGCTcaagaccacaaaattaaagagcATTTTGGTACATatgatataactttaatttaagatcataatattcacaaaattgaaaagtcttttattttttttataaatttcatatcaagtcaaactagatcatttttttttaaaaaaacaaaggaaGTAGGTGGTCGACCCGTTTAGTTTGAGGGCCCTCCTGGGCTCCAGGAACAAGAACA
The Solanum stenotomum isolate F172 chromosome 12, ASM1918654v1, whole genome shotgun sequence DNA segment above includes these coding regions:
- the LOC125847977 gene encoding transcription factor TCP4-like, with product MNHQFQLSDEQDGSEEEEEEEEEVFQENGIRNLQNHYQNQQMPQSLCKKPAKWANFTVCEQELNKGTRRMRPKRAKTDVIEGHGGRIIRATGRKDRHSKVSTAKGPKDRRVRLSPNTAIQFYDVQDRLGYDRPSKAIDWLIKEAKAAIDALGEFPNNFHCTKLNPKKMQFSFDQEQSPRFSQENRGVPNSEYGVQDNQQEVNYDNPIQNFNLFSSSDGFKIPFLSELQSYPHGHFLNFQSLQDDTILSSGNHHHHQGSFLTTTSVNHFPSVLSQNQVFSHREPLQSSFFPLMSDPLSTQLETLSYGFANDGFSGLTSSASRIQGEEEQATFFSAS